From the Primulina tabacum isolate GXHZ01 chromosome 15, ASM2559414v2, whole genome shotgun sequence genome, one window contains:
- the LOC142526799 gene encoding adoMet-dependent rRNA methyltransferase spb1-like — protein MGKVKGKHRLDKYYHLAKEHGYRSRAAWKLVQLESKFGFLRSAHSVLDLYAAPGGWMQVCVERVPVGSLVIGVDLDHIRPIRGAVSLQEDITEPKCRASVKRVMAENGSRAFDLILHDGSPNVGGAWAKEATNQNALVIDSVKIATELLAPKGTFVTKVFRSQDYTAVLYCLRQLFEKVEVDKPQASRSTSAEIYIIGFKYKAPAKIDPRLLDVKHLFQGGKEPPKVVDVLRGTKQKRHRDGYEDGDTTLRKLCSASEFIWSVSPLEILGSVTSITFDDPALFTSEGTYFDYGGG, from the exons ATGGGGAAAGTGAAGGGAAAACACAGGCTAGACAAGTACTACCACTTAGCCAAAGAGCACGGCTACAGATCACGTGCCGCATGGAAGCTGGTCCAGCTCGAATCCAAATTCGGCTTCCTCCGCTCGGCTCACTCGGTGCTCGACCTCTACGCCGCTCCGGGAGGATGGATGCAAGTGTGTGTAGAGCGAGTTCCAGTTGGGAGCCTTGTAATCGGCGTCGACCTGGATCATATCCGACCTATACGTGGCGCTGTTTCATTGCAGGAGGATATAACCGAGCCGAAGTGCCGAGCTTCCGTTAAGCGGGTTATGGCTGAGAATGGAAGCCGGgcgtttgatttgattttacaCGATGGATCGCCGAATGTTGGTGGCGCGTGGGCAAAGGAGGCCACTAATCAGAATGCGTTGGTGATTGATTCGGTGAAGATTGCTACGGAGTTATTGGCTCCTAAAGGAACATTTGTTACTAAG GTTTTCAGGTCCCAAGACTACACCGCTGTTCTGTATTGTCTTAGACAG CTATTTGAAAAGGTTGAAGTAGACAAACCACAAGCTAGTCGATCAACGTCAGCTGAAATTTATATTATTGGATTCAAGTATAAAGCACCTGCAAAGATTGACCCTCGTCTTTTGGATGTAAAGCATCTATTCCAAGGAGGAAAAGAACCTCCAAAG GTTGTGGATGTATTAAGAGGAACAAAGCAAAAGCGTCATCGTGACGG gtACGAGGATGGAGATACAACTTTGAGAAAGCTGTGCTCAGCATCGGAGTTTATATGGTCCGTCTCTCCTCTTGAGATTCTTGGTTCAGTCACTTCTATAACATTTGATGATCCTGCACTGTTCACCAGTGAAGGAACATACTTTGACTACGGAGGAG GTTAA
- the LOC142525806 gene encoding uncharacterized protein LOC142525806 gives MAASSYHPQSDRQRRGAGVNQVNDLSAVSAQLEALNRKIDGMSMSGSAMRLQEIFCDKCGGEHDVQDCQDGNPFYVPEGAPVKQVGFQNRPRNDPYSNTYNPGWRNHPNFSWGGQNNQHRQQRGPPYVMHQGFKPEPSREEKSNLEQMMTKFISATETRFQNQDASIKGLENQIGQLAKLIANREQGTLPSNTETNPREHVKAVELRSGKTLGSNEEKTKHGEDEVKNRGDDMESKLLGVLKEHKGAFAWKVSDIKGISPSICKHKILMEDKYSPLAQPQRRLNPKMQEVVKAETIKLLDAGIIYPISDSTWVSPVQCVPKKGGITVIANEKNELIPTRTITGWRVCIDYRKLNDATRKDHFPLPFIDQMIERLAGHEFYCFLDGYSEYNKITIAPEDQEKTTFTCPYGTFAFRRMPFGLCNAPATFQRCMTVIFHDMTENFLEIFMDDFSIFGSSFNECLENLNLVLVRCEESNLVLNWEKCHFMVQEGIVLGHKVSENGIEVDQAKVEVIKNLPPPSSIKGVRSFLGHAGFYRRFIKDFSKIAKPLSSLLMKDAEFNFDSTCLHAFEILKESLVTAPVLTVPDWELPFEVMCDASDTAVGAVLGQRKNKELLAIVFALDKFHSYLVLSKATVYTDHSALKYLLAKKDAKPRLIRWILLLQEFDLEIRDKKGVKNVVADHLSRLEHVRIKGSDDDIDDWFPDEQLLEDALLYVLNCDRCHRTGNISNRHEMPLNNIIECEIFDVWGIDFMGPFPASFAKKFILVAVEYVSKWVEAEACATNDAQVVSTPYHPQTSGQVEVSNREIKRILEKMVNVNRKDWSIRLDDALWAYREKRLLQLNQLDEFRGRAYDLALSYKERTKRAHDKHIIRREFKVGEAVLVYNSRLRLFPGKLKSRWSGPFTIAKVFPSGAVVLHDGKDGTFTVNAQRLKHYIGGTIEPQIGVTRLHDSH, from the exons atggctgctagtagCTATCATCCTCAGTCTGATAGGCAGAGACGAGGTGCTGGAGTTAATCAAGTTAATGATTTGTCGGCGGTTTCAGCACAGTTAGAGGCTTTGAATAGAAAGATTGATGGGATGAGCATGAGTGGGTCGGCTATGCGTCTGCAAGAAATTTTCTGTGATAAGTGTGGGGGTGAGCATGATGTGCAGGATTGCCAAGATGGCAATCCATTCTATGTGCCTGAGGGAGCACCGGTAAAACAAGTGGGATTCCAGAACCGTCCTAGAAATGACCCTTACTCGAACACATATAATCCGGGATGGAGGAATCACCCAAACTTTTCATGGGGAGGTCAAAACAACCAACATCGCCAACAAAGAGGTCCACCATATGTGATGCACCAAGGATTCAAGCCAGAACCGTCTCGGGAGGAGAAGTCCAATTTAGAGCAAATGATGactaaatttatttctgcaacAGAGACGAGATTTCAGAACCAAGATGCATCCATAAAGGGGTTAGAGAATCAAATTGGACAATTGGCTAAGCTGATTGCTAATAGGGAGCAAGGAACTTTACCAAGCAACACGGAAACTAACCCAAGAGAACATGTGAAGGCGGTGGAATTGCGTAGTGGAAAAACACTCGGGTCTAATGAGGAAAAGACCAAGCACGGTGAGGATGAGGTGAAAAATCGAggag atgATATGGAGAGTAAGCTCTTGGGAGTCCTCAAGGAGCATAAAGGAGCGTTCGCTTGGAAGGTTTCGGACATAAAAGGGATAAGTCCTTCGATCTGCAAGCACAAAATTCTGATGGAAGATAAATACTCACCTCTagcacaaccacaaaggagactcaatccaaagatgcaagaggtagtaaaagctgaaacaattaaacttctggatgcaggtattatctatcctatctcTGATAGTACGTGGGTAAGTCCTGTACAATgtgtgcctaaaaagggtgggattactgttattgctaatgaaaaaaatgagttgATTCCCACTAGAACTATTACGGGTTGGCGTGTATGCATAGATtataggaaattgaatgatgcaacCCGTAAAGATCACTTTCCATTGCCATTTAtcgatcaaatgattgaacgattagcaggtcatgaattttattgctttttagatggaTATTCGGAATACAATAAAATCACaattgcacctgaggaccaagagaaaactactttcacttgcCCTTATGGTACTTTTGCGTTTAGGCGTATGccctttggtttatgcaatgcacctgcaacatttcaaagatgcatgaccGTTATCTTTCATGACATGACTGAAAATttccttgaaatatttatggatgacttctctatttttggctcctcatttaatgaatgtttagagaatttgaacttGGTGTTAGTTAGATGTGAGGAGAGCAATTTGGTGttgaattgggagaagtgtcattttatggttcaAGAGGGGATTGTGTTAGGACACAAGGTATCGGAGAATGGAATTGAGGTTGACCAAGCCAAGGTGGAAGTAATCAAAAACTTACCCCCACCTTCATCAATAAAAGGAGTTAGAAGTTTCCTAGGGCATGCTGGTTTTTATAGgcgtttcattaaagatttttccaaaattgctAAACCTTTATCCTCTTTGTTGATGAAAGATGctgaatttaattttgattctaCTTGTCTACATGCATTCGAGATACTCAAGGAAAGCTTGGTGACAGCACCTGTTCTGACTGTCCCTGATTGGGAGCTACCGTTTGAGgtgatgtgcgatgctagtgataCAGCTGTTGGTGCGGTGCTGGGTCAAAGGaagaacaag GAATTGCTTGCTATAGTATTTGCTTTAgacaaatttcattcataccTTGTTTTGTCTAAAGCAACTGTGTATACAGATCATTCTGCCCTAAAATACTTGCTTGCTAAGAAAGATGCGAAACCTAGGTTAAttaggtggattttattattgcaagaatttgatctcgaAATTCGAGATAAAAAGGGTGTGAAAAATGTAGTTGCTGACCACCTGTCTAGGCTTGAGCATGTTAGAATTAAGGGCAGTGACGATGATATTGATGActggtttcctgatgaacaaTTGCTTGAG GATGCTCTTTTGTATGTTCTCAATTGTGATAGATGCCACCGCACAGGTAATATTTCCAACCGTCATGAGATGCCTTTAAATAACATTATTGAGTGTGAAATatttgatgtgtgggggattgattttatgggtcctTTTCCTGCGTcttttgcaaagaaatttattcTGGTGGCAGTGGAGTATGTATCTAAATGGGTGGAGGCAGAGGCTTGTGCCACTAATGATGCACAAGTg GTTTCCACTCCATACCATCCCCAAACTAGTGGACAAGTTGAAGTATCCAATCgagaaattaagaggattttagaGAAGATGGTTAATGTGAATAGGAAGGACTGGTCCATTCGGTTAGATGATGCTTTGTGGGCGTATC GTGAAAAACGATTGCTGCAGTTGAATCAGTTAGATGAGTTTCGGGGAAGAGCTTATGATCTTGCACTATCTTACAAGGAACGCACCAAACGAGCCCATGACAAACACATTATAAGAAGGGAATTCAAAGTGGGTGAAGCGGTGTTGGTATACAATTCTCGCTTACGACTCTTTCCGGGCAAGCTAAAGtcaaggtggtcaggaccattcacTATAGCCAAGGTGTTCCCATCGGGTGCAGTGGTGTTGCATGATGGCAAGGACGGGACATTTACTGTGAACGCTCAAAGATTGAAGCACTATATCGGTGGCACAATTgagccacaaattggagtcaCTCGGCTCCATGACAGTCATTGA